The following are from one region of the Aspergillus chevalieri M1 DNA, chromosome 1, nearly complete sequence genome:
- a CDS encoding putative choline sulfatase (COG:P;~EggNog:ENOG410PKN7;~InterPro:IPR025863,IPR017785,IPR017850,IPR024607, IPR000917;~PFAM:PF12411,PF01663,PF00884;~go_function: GO:0003824 - catalytic activity [Evidence IEA];~go_function: GO:0008484 - sulfuric ester hydrolase activity [Evidence IEA]) yields the protein MAAKKPNILYIMADQMAAPLLAFHDKNSPIKTPNLNRLAEEGVTFDSAYCNSPLCAPSRFVMVTGQLPSKIGAYDNAADLPADTPTYAHYLRREGYHTALAGKMHFCGPDQLHGYEQRLTSDIYPGDYGWSVNWDEPKIRPDWYHNMSSVMEAGPVVRTNQLDFDEEVIYKSQQYLYNHVRQRTDQPFCLTVSMTHPHDPYAMTKEFWDLYEDVDIPLPETPAFDQDQQDPHSQRVLQCIDLWGKEMPEERIKAARRAYYAACTYVDTNVGKLLKVLDDCGLSDDTIIVFTGDHGDMLGERGLWYKMTWFENSARVPFIVHYPKQFAPKRVSQNVSTMDLLPTFVDFVGGELVHELPLDGVSLLPHLTDDHSGPKTDTVLGEYMGEGTQSPVVMIRRGRWKFVYSLIDPPMLFDLESDPHERVNLVAGMTEPSVTPKPAKPTQSAAAALPTPDETPRVSPIPQRNTSSFPFPSPPRTPSPAKLPGPLPDTTDPARLLAYFSEETHARWDLAKIKDDVLRSQRRRRLVYSALIKGTPSIWDYEPRVDPSTTYIRNQGKGALDDVELISRWPRVLQQAANAMGAAV from the exons ATGGCCGCCAAAAAACCCAACATCCTCTACATCATGGCCGACCAAATGGCCGCGCCTCTCCTGGCCTTCCATGACAAAAACTCCCCCATTAAAACTCCCAACCTCAACCGTCTCGCAGAAGAAGGTGTGACTTTCGACTCAGCCTACTGCAACTCGCCGCTATGTGCACCTTCGCGATTTGTGATGGTGACGGGCCAGCTGCCGTCCAAGATTGGCGCCTACGACAACGCTGCGGACTTGCCCGCCGACACTCCCACCTACGCTCACTACCTCCGTCGCGAAGGATACCACACTGCGCTGGCGGGGAAAATGCATTTCTGCGGGCCGGATCAGTTGCATGGTTACGAGCAGCGCTTGACCAGTGATATTTACCCTGGTGATTACGGCTGGTCCGTGAACTGGGATGAGCCG AAAATCCGCCCCGATTGGTACCACAACATGTCCTCTGTCATGGAGGCTGGCCCTGTCGTTCGCACCAACCAGCTCGATTTCGATGAGGAGGTAATCTACAAATCTCAGCAATACCTGTACAACCACGTCCGCCAGCGGACGGACCAACCGTTCTGTCTGACCGTCTCCATGACCCATCCGCATGACCCTTATGCCATGACAAAGGAATTCTGGGATCTTTACGAGGATGTGGACATTCCGCTGCCCGAGACCCCCGCTTTTGACCAGGATCAGCAGGATCCTCATTCGCAGCGTGTGCTGCAGTGTATCGACCTGTGGGGCAAGGAGATGCCTGAGGAGCGTATCAAGGCCGCTCGCCGTGCTTACTACGCCGCTTGCACATACGTTGACACCAACGTTGGCAAGCTGCTCAAGGTTCTGGATGATTGCGGTCTGAGCGATGACACTATCATTGTCTTCACCGGTGACCACGGTGACATGCTTGGCGAGCGCGGTTTGTGGTACAAGATGACCTGGTTCGAGAACTCCGCTCGTGTGCCTTTCATTGTGCACTACCCCAAACAGTTCGCTCCTAAGCGCGTGTCGCAGAATGTCTCCACTATGGATCTTCTACCGACGTTTGTTGATTTCGTCGGTGGCGAGCTTGTGCACGAGCTGCCACTGGACGGTGTCTCGTTGCTGCCTCATCTCACTGATGACCACAGCGGTCCCAAGACCGACACCGTGCTTGGCGAGTACATGGGTGAGGGCACACAGTCGCCCGTCGTGATGATCCGTCGCGGCCGGTGGAAGTTTGTCTACTCGTTGATCGACCCGCCCATGCTCTTTGACCTGGAATCCGACCCTCACGAGAGGGTCAACCTGGTCGCCGGTATGACTGAGCCATCAGTCACCCCCAAGCCCGCTAAACCCACTCAATCTGCGGCAGCTGCCCTTCCCACACCCGACGAGACACCTCGCGTCTCTCCCATTCCTCAGCGCAACacctcctccttccccttcccatCTCCACCGCGCACTCCCAGCCCGGCCAAACTTCCCGGGCCGCTACCCGACACCACGGACCCAGCCAGGCTGCTTGCCTACTTCAGCGAAGAGACGCACGCCCGCTGGGACCTGGCGAAAATCAAGGACGATGTGCTCCGCTCGCAGCGCCGTCGGCGTCTGGTGTACTCCGCGCTGATCAAGGGCACACCGTCCATCTGGGACTACGAGCCGCGCGTGGACCCCAGCACAACCTACATCCGGAACCAGGGCAAGGGAGCTCTTGATGATGTGGAGTTGATCTCGCGGTGGCCCCGAGTGTTGCAGCAGGCTGCCAACGCTATGGGGGCCGCCGTTTAG
- a CDS encoding M20 family metallopeptidase (COG:E;~EggNog:ENOG410PJ40;~InterPro:IPR017144,IPR002933,IPR011650,IPR017439, IPR036264;~MEROPS:MER0014418;~PFAM:PF01546,PF07687;~go_function: GO:0016787 - hydrolase activity [Evidence IEA]), with amino-acid sequence MTIRSSPTSNEIKTTIDSALDILTPALRTLNHHIYSNPETAYNEHHAHDSICTFLESLPTTHPTLFPDITITRHAYSLPTSFEAIAGTGTGGRMVNFNAEYDALPGIGHACGHNLITTSSVAGFLGLAALLKKFGGEGRVQLLGTPAEENGGGKARLVEEGAYEGVAGSLMAHPGPKELYPGIISDGIAGPLMNARKELHVTFTGVTAHAGGNPWDGVNALDALVSAYNNVSVLRQQIKPDERIHCAFLETPEAANVVPGRTRAYWQVRSPSLKGLNALLGRVRGCIEAGGLATGCEVEIVEKELYADIKSNSPLCALYKTHMESYNHTVLHSHPSNQVLTGSSDIGNVSYIVPTLHAMFAIPAEEGVFMHHPRFAEAAGTEGAFGEAVTVGRVLGLVGWAVLRDGGFYEGVKGAWEEAVRE; translated from the exons ATGACAATCCGCTCAAGCCCCACCTCCAACGAAATCAAAACCACCATCGACTCAGCTCTCGACATCCTAACCCCCGCCCTCCGCACCCTAAACCACCACATCTACTCCAACCCCGAAACAGCATACAACGAACATCACGCCCACGACTCCATCTGCACCTTCCTCGAATCCCTCCCGACCACACACCCAACCCTCTTCCCAGATATCACCATAACGCGCCACGCCTACAGCCTGCCTACCTCCTTCGAAGCAATCGCAGGCACCGGAACGGGTGGGCGTATGGTAAACTTCAACGCGGAATACGATGCCCTACCGGGAATTGGACATGCGTGCGGGCATAATTTGATCACCACGAGTAGTGTGGCTGGGTTTCTGGGGCTTGCTGCGCTACTCAAGAAGTTCGGGGGCGAAGGAAGGGTGCAGTTGTTAGGCACGCCGGCGGAGGAGAACGGCGGTGGGAAGGCGAGGCTTGTGGAGGAAGGGGCGTATGAGGGTGTTGCGGGGTCGTTGATGGC CCATCCCGGTCCCAAAGAGCTCTACCCAGGCATAATCTCCGACGGCATCGCAGGCCCCCTCATGAACGCCCGCAAAGAACTCCACGTAACCTTCACGGGTGTAACCGCGCACGCCGGCGGAAACCCCTGGGACGGGGTCAATGCTCTCGACGCGCTGGTCAGCGCGTACAACAACGTGTCTGTGTTACGGCAGCAGATCAAGCCCGACGAGCGGATCCACTGTGCGTTTTTGGAGACGCCGGAGGCGGCGAATGTGGTTCCGGGGAGGACGAGGGCGTATTGGCAGGTTCGGAGCCCGAGTTTGAAGGGGTTGAATGCGTTGTTGGGGAGGGTGAGGGGGTGTATTGAGGCCGGGGGGTTGGCGACGGGGTGTGAAGTTGAGATTGTTGA AAAAGAGCTATACGCCGACATTAAATCCAACTCGCCGCTCTGCGCCCTCTACAAAACCCACATGGAGTCCTATAACCACACAGTCCTCCACTCGCACCCCTCGAACCAAGTCCTCACCGGATCCTCTGATATTGGAAACGTGAGTTATATCGTGCCGACGCTGCATGCTATGTTTGCGATTCCGGCGGAGGAGGGCGTGTTCATGCATCATCCGCGGTTTGCGGAGGCGGCGGGGACGGAGGGAGCATTTGGGGAGGCGGTGACTGTGGGGAGGGTGCTTGGTTTGGTGGGGTGGGCGGTTCTGAGGGATGGGGGTTTCTATGAGGGGGTTAAGGGGGCTTGGGAGGAGGCGGTTCGAGAATGA
- a CDS encoding acetate uptake transporter family protein (COG:S;~EggNog:ENOG410PK2V;~InterPro:IPR000791;~PFAM:PF01184;~TransMembrane:6 (i70-91o111-130i142-161o173-195i202-225o237-259i);~go_component: GO:0016021 - integral component of membrane [Evidence IEA]) — protein MADNPGPSSPPNIPSPSTNIPPGPDSQIPAELKEQNRGQQAYGPANLHPTQSSRHGALVSQVPAPQYMKLANPGPLGLLSFALTTFALGLYECGAGLPHSNPQGNVGPNQAIFGLAVFFGGTAQLIAGILEFRVGNTFGSTVHCSYGAFWLSYAMFLLPYLGIEAAYKGDHRAYTFALGIFLILWCFLTLLFLIAALRTNAAILLVFFFLTLAFFFLSLANFLATEHPTASLRTNKAGGAFTVICAFFAFYASASGLMLPETTFVRFPLGEIPVG, from the exons ATGGCCGATAACCCAGgcccctcctctccacccaACATCCCTTCACCTTCAACCAACATCCCCCCGGGCCCAGATAGCCAAATACCCGCCGAATTGAAAGAGCAGAACAGGGGACAACAAGCTTATGGACCCGCGAATCTACATCCGACCCAGTCCTCCCGCCATGGAGCGCTGGTGTCGCAGGTCCCGGCGCCCCAGTACATGAAATTGGCTAACCCGGGTCCATTgggtttgctttctttcGCGCTTACGACTTTTGCACTGGGGCTGTATGAGTGTGGTGCTGG ACTCCCGCATTCCAATCCTCAAGGAAACGTCGGTCCCAACCAAGCAATCTTCGGTCTCGCAGTCTTCTTTGGCGGTACAGCCCAGTTAATTGCAGGAATCCTCGAATTCCGCGTCGGAAACACCTTCGGTTCAACAGTCCACTGCTCCTACGGCGCCTTCTGGCTCAGCTACGCCATGTTCCTCCTGCCCTACCTCGGCATCGAAGCCGCCTACAAAGGTGACCATAGGGCATACACGTTTGCCCTAGGAATATTCCTAATACTGTGGTGCTTCCTGACACTATTGTTCTTAATCGCGGCTTTACGGACGAACGCGGCAATCCTGTTGGTGTTTTTCTTCCTGACGCTGGCATTTTTCTTCCTCAGTTTGGCGAACTTCTTGGCTACGGAGCATCCTACTGCTAGCTTGAGGACTAATAAAGCTGGCGGCGCGTTTACGGTTATTTGTGCTTTTTTTGCGTTTTACGCGAGCGCTTCGGGGCTTATGTTGCCGGAGACTACGTTTGTCAGGTTTCCTTTGGGTGAAATCCCGGTTGGCTAA
- a CDS encoding YjgH family protein (COG:J;~EggNog:ENOG410PXK1;~InterPro:IPR006175,IPR035959;~PFAM:PF01042) yields MPSSKELHATTSPFEDKFGYYRAVRHGSSIFVSGTTAVDPYSPPSAPQIFYPGDARQQTRVARNECIKAVQALGGQGAESVVRVRMFVAHHEDCGPVGEGFREVLGKDSGEQVGTAATMVVVGGFVDEGMLVEVEVDAVAE; encoded by the coding sequence ATGCCCTCCTCAAAGGAATTGCACGCAACAACCTCCCCCTTCGAAGATAAATTCGGCTACTACCGTGCCGTCCGCCATGGCTCCAGTATCTTCGTCTCCGGAACTACAGCCGTCGATCCATACTCTCCACCTTCGGCACCTCAAATCTTCTATCCTGGAGATGCGCGACAACAAACACGTGTGGCGCGGAATGAGTGCATCAAAGCCGTTCAAGCTCTGGGAGGCCAGGGAGCGGAGAGCGTCGTGCGGGTGAGGATGTTTGTGGCGCATCACGAGGACTGCGGACCCGTTGGTGAAGGGTTCAGGGAAGTACTAGGGAAGGATAGCGGAGAGCAAGTTGGGACTGCGGCGACAATGGTTGTTGTGGGTGGATTTGTGGATGAGGGGATGttggttgaggttgaggttgatgcGGTTGCTGAGTAG
- a CDS encoding transmembrane 9 family protein (COG:U;~EggNog:ENOG410PI2V;~InterPro:IPR004240;~PFAM:PF02990;~SECRETED:SignalP(1-24);~TransMembrane:9 (n12-19c24/25o306-327i405-432o438-458i479-499o505-528i567-589o595-620i632-656o668-697i);~go_component: GO:0016021 - integral component of membrane [Evidence IEA]) codes for MALKCFLRPWQWTLWLLLASYCRAFYIPGYSINRYNDGDSIPLLVNKIFSDFTQLQYAYFDLPFVCPPSGRTHGGSPFGSGQSISLNLGEILRGDRIMTSDFELAMGRNVECQPLCTQEVGRKDVQWGRELIRDGYVAEWIADNLPGATSFVTVDRSRKYYSTGFKLGYQEISPEDGKRRYFLNNHVTIVIRWRQASDGQGKVIVGFEVYPKSITASDHEESGCPKQVHDPHAGFELNIPPNLSKLKEKYPGSSYLPEYDEDLEDGATLKIPYTYSVYFREENGVDWNNRWELYFNNQEEGSTTHWLAILNSLTISGVLGVAVYVIWSRTIQGDIKGRGDGAMDDTKIKLGSSKGKIQGEGLLEQGTDVERDADAGSDDDESIEDVSGWKLLHGDVFRVPEYSGLLAPLVGSGMQLMFVVSGLLLLSCLGILNPSFRGGFVSVGMGLFIFAGLFSGYFSGRLYKTFGGSNWRRNTLITALLFPGLTFSLVFILNLFTWAQASSTAIPFGTLVSLVALWLLIQVPLVYLGNWLGYVRASPWEHPTKTTSIARQVPIQPWYLRSVSGTLLTGLIPFAVLFIELLFLFRNLWQDKSGYYYVFGFLSSVSLILLVTIAEVTIIATYSQLCAENHHWWWQSFLTGGSSAFWIFAYCIWYYLFKLNVTGFVSGLLFFSYSFLACAVYGLLTGTVGFLTAYAFVKRIYSSVKVD; via the exons ATGGCGTTGAAATGCTTCTTGCGTCCCTGGCAGTGGACGCTGTGGCTGCTGCTTGCCTCTTACTGCCGCGCATTCTACATCCCCG GCTACTCGATCAATCGGTATAACGACGGCGACAGCATCCCGCTTCTCGTGAACAAGATCTTCTCCGACTTTACACAACTCCAATATGCCTACTTCGACCTCCCCTTCGTCTGCCCCCCGAGTGGGCGCACACACGGCGGCTCCCCCTTCGGCTCCGGACAGAGTATCTCGTTAAACTTGGGCGAAATTCTACGCGGAGACCGGATTATGACGTCTGATTTCGAACTGGCGATGGGCAGGAACGTTGAGTGCCAACCGCTCTGTACGCAGGAGGTCGGGCGGAAAGACGTCCAATGGGGCCGTGAGCTTATCAGGGATGGATACGTCGCGGAGTGGATTGCGGATAACTTGCCTGGAGCTACGAGCTTCGTTACTGTCGATCGGAGTCGAAAGTATTATTCTACAGGGTTTAAGCTTGGGTACCAGGAGATTTCACCGGAGGATGGCAAGCGGAGATATTTCCTGAATAACCACGTTACTATTGTGATTCGTTGGAGGCAGGCTTCTGATGGACAGGGGAAGGTTATTGTTGGGTTCGAGGTCTATCCGAAGAGTATTACGGCTAGCGATCATGAGGAGAGTGGATGTCCGAAGCAAGTTCATGATCCCCACGCTGGATTCGAACTGAACATTCCGCCGAACTTGTCGAAGTTGAAGGAGAAGTACCCCGGATCGTCGTATCTTCCTGAATACGATGAGGATTTGGAAGACGGCGCGACACTGAAGATACCGTATACCTACTCGGTCTACTTCAGGGAAGAGAACGGCGTCGACTGGAATAATCGGTGGGAGCTCTATTTCAACAACCAGGAAGAAGGCTCGACGACTCATTGGCTGGCCATTCTCAACTCATTGACCATCTCTGGTGTCCTTGGTGTTGCGGTGTATGTGATCTGGAGCCGGACTATTCAGGGCGACATCAAGGGCCGCGGAGATGGAGCGATGGACGACACAAAGATCAAACTTGGTAGTTCCAAAGGTAAAATCCAGGGCGAAGGACTCTTAGAGCAAGGAACAGATGTTGAACGTGATGCCGATGCTGGTTCTGATGACGACGAATCTATCGAGGACGTGAGCGGATGGAAGCTTCTTCACGGGGATGTTTTCCGCGTGCCTGAATATAGTGGGCTGCTTGCACCTCTAGTTGGCTCGGGAATGCAGCTCATGTTCGTGGTCTCGGGATTGCTTCTGCTCAGTTGCTTGGGTATCTTAAACCCTAGCTTCCGAGGTGGATTCGTTAGTGTTGGCATGGGCCTGTTCATCTTTGCGGGGCTCTTCTCCGGTTACTTCTCTGGGAGACTGTACAAGACCTTTGGTGGTTCGAACTGGCGCAGGAATACTTTAATT ACCGCACTTCTCTTCCCCGGGTTGACCTTTTCCCTCGTATTCATTCTGAACTTGTTTACCTGGGCTCAAGCCTCCAGCACAGCCATTCCATTCGGGACGCTAGTTAGCCTAGTAGCCCTATGGCTCCTCATCCAAGTACCCCTGGTCTACCTCGGCAACTGGCTAGGCTACGTCCGCGCCTCACCCTGGGAGCACCCAACCAAAACTACCTCAATCGCGCGCCAAGTCCCCATCCAGCCCTGGTACCTGCGTAGCGTCTCCGGCACCCTCCTAACAGGCCTAATCCCCTTCGCCGTCCTCTTTATCGaactcctcttcctcttccgcaACCTCTGGCAAGACAAATCCGGTTACTACTACGTCTTCGGCTTCCTAAGCTCCGTCTCCCTAATCCTCCTTGTCACAATCGCCGAAGTAACCATCATCGCCACGTACTCACAACTCTGCGCTGAGAACCACCACTGGTGGTGGCAGAGTTTCTTGaccggcggcagcagcgCGTTCTGGATCTTTGCGTACTGCATCTGGTATTACCTATTCAAACTGAACGTGACAGGGTTCGTGTCGGGGTTGTTGTTTTTCAGTTATAGTTTCCTGGCGTGTGCGGTTTATGGGCTGTTGACGGGGACGGTTGGGTTTTTGACGGCTTATGCCTTTGTTAAGAGGATTTATAG TTCTGTTAAGGTTGATTGA
- a CDS encoding ubiquitin domain-containing protein DSK2 (BUSCO:EOG09264JQ1;~COG:O;~EggNog:ENOG410PHFJ;~InterPro:IPR009060,IPR006636,IPR015940,IPR000626, IPR029071;~PFAM:PF00240,PF11976,PF00627;~go_function: GO:0005515 - protein binding [Evidence IEA]), which yields MADDSATADETPVTFHIKAAEAKFTLTLPLSTQVSQLKEKLSTSEYADTPADRQRLIYSGRVLKDNETLATYKIKEGHTVHMVKSAASNQRQNPPAPSASTSAPTDAAAASTAAGVPTNLAAGTGNNPLAGLTGARYAGFAQLPGAGMFGPDGGMGPPPDEDSMLNMLENPQVQSSLNEALQNPAMIDMMIQQNPMLRDMGPAARQMMQSPEFRRMLTDPGSIRQMMQMQRSLGLGRPGGGGGAFPAPGVTNTTPEENRGPESTQNNDGAAPPPAFNPFMPAGLGAGNPFAALFGTNPNMGANPSAGATTAGGDQPASAQRATGSASAADTTTGEGQNQQNAQNPFSFLMNPAMFGGPQGQGGVNPFNPQQNPFLRDPAMMSQMMQAMGGQGGAGGPDLNSLAALLGGGGLGAAAAPPDNRPPEERYEQQLHQLNEMGFFEFERNVEALRRAGGSVQGAVEYLLSNPS from the exons ATGGCTGATGATAGCGCAACGGCGGACGAGACGCCCGTCACCTTCCACATCAAGGCCGCTGAAGCTAAATTCACACttactcttcctctctcgACACAAGTTTCGCAGTTAAAGGAGAAGCTGTCAACTTCGGAATACGCGGATACCCCGGCGGACCGTCAGCGCTTAATCTACTCCGGCCGAGTGCTCAAGGACAATGAGACACTGGCCACCTACAAGATCAAGGAGGGTCACACTGTTCATATGGTGAAAAGCGCAGCCAGCAACCAGCGCCAAAACCCTCCTGCGCCAAGCGCATCGACCTCTGCGCCCACTGATGCTGCCGCTGCATCGACTGCTGCTGGTGTTCCCACAAATCTCGCAGCTGGCACAGGGAACAATCCTCTGGCCGGCTTAACAGGTGCTAGATATGCTGGATTTGCACAATTGCCTGGTGCAGGGATGTTTGGTCCTGATGGCGGG ATGGGCCCTCCTCCGGATGAAGACAGCATGCTTAACATGCTCGAGAACCCTCAAGTCCAGTCCTCCCTCAACGAAGCCCTTCAGAACCCTGCAATGATCGATATGATGATTCAGCAAAACCCCATGTTGCGCGACATGGGTCCCGCCGCTCGCCAGATGATGCAGAGTCCCGAATTCCGCCGCATGTTGACCGACCCGGGCTCGATTCGTCAGatgatgcagatgcagagaTCGCTTGGACTTGGCAGacccggtggtggtggcggcgCGTTCCCCGCTCCGGGTGTCACCAACACAACGCCGGAAGAGAACCGGGGACCTGAAAGCACACAAAACAACGACGGTGCTGCGCCTCCGCCTGCTTTTAACCCCTTCATGCCCGCCGGTTTGGGCGCAGGAAATCCCTTCGCGGCTCTTTTTGGCACTAACCCCAACATGGGCGCGAACCCTTCTGCGGGAGCGACGACAGCAGGCGGAGACCAGCCGGCTTCCGCTCAGAGAGCGACAGGAAGTGCTTCTGCGGCTGATACCACTACCGGAGAAGGACAGAACCAGCAGAATGCACAGAACCCGTTCAGTTTCCTGATGAACCCAGCCATGTTTGGAGGACCGCAAGGCCAGGGTGGCGTCAACCCATTCAACCCGCAGCAAAACCCTTTTCTTCGAGATCCGGCCATGATGTCGCAGATGATGCAAGCGATGGGAGGACAAGGAGGTGCCGGTGGTCCGGACCTCAATTCCTTGGCGGCTCTGTTGGGAGGCGGCGGActtggtgctgctgctgcccccCCGGACAACCGGCCACCTGAGGAGCGATATGAGCAACAGCTTCATCAGTTGAATGAGATGGGATTCTTTGAATTTGAGAGGAACGTGGAGGCCCTGCGCCGTGCGGGTGGGAGCGTCCAAGGCGCTGTGGAATATCTGTTGAGCAATCCTTCGTAA